Proteins encoded by one window of Engraulis encrasicolus isolate BLACKSEA-1 chromosome 23, IST_EnEncr_1.0, whole genome shotgun sequence:
- the LOC134439500 gene encoding protocadherin gamma-A11-like, translating into MTMGLLRLVFFTFMAHGVCGDISYSIPEEMKRGSVIGNIAKDLGLDVKTLSARKAREDSEGNRKQYCDINLRTGELTVADRIDREELCAEKVSCVLAVDIMLESPLELHRVNILIQDINDNSPVFPKDVFKLDIRESAVKGAVFRVNEAHDADTGHNAVQSYSLEANDYFVLAVRTKNEGVKYGELVLDKVLDREQQEEVKLILTAVDGGSPPKTGSVAIHVTVLDANDNAPVFSQEHYTASLPENTPADTAVLTVSAVDADIGANGEVTYEFTRISEKARKAFSLNENTGEMRVVGPIDFEDESKYEMRIQAMDGYGLTSDSKVTIEITDINDNAPVIILKSLNDPVSENAPPGTEVGIINVQDNDSGNNRLVRCSVQQNVPFKLVPSVKNYFALATTGELDRELLNSYNITITATDEGSPPLSSSKTIHLSVSDVNDNPPVFQEKTYSAHVTENNKQGSTVCSVTAIDPDWRQNGTVIYSLLPGLVNGMPVSSLLSINGDTGVIHAVRSFDYEQCKDFKVHVLARDNGSPPLSTNATVSVFITDMNDNSPQILYPSPGDNSLMTELVPRAAPAASLVSKVIAVDADSGQNAWLSYSIIKATDPGLFTIGVHSGEIRTQRDISESDAIKQDLIVAVKDNGQPSLSVTCTMYLVISDNLADIPELKDRSHEDSSSKLTTYLIIALVSVSTFFLTFMIIALAVRFCHRRKPRLLFDGAVAIPSAYLPPNYADVDGTMTLRSGYNYDAYLTTGSRTSDFKFVQSYNDGTLLADRTLSKSCTADEPFGPCDEPETLPQVI; encoded by the coding sequence ATGACCATGGGATTATTGCGACTCGTCTTCTTTACCTTCATGGCGCACGGAGTGTGTGGAGACATCAGCTATTCCATTCCGGAGGAAATGAAGAGGGGATCCGTCATTGGAAATATCGCCAAAGATCTTGGACTTGATGTAAAAACGTTATCTGCCCGCAAGGCACGCGAAGATAGCGAAGGTAATCGTAAACAATATTGTGATATTAATCTGAGGACTGGGGAGTTAACGGTGGCTGACCGAATAGACAGAGAGGAGCTATGCGCAGAAAAGGTTTCGTGTGTGCTTGCCGTCGACATAATGCTAGAAAGCCCCCTAGAACTGCATCGAGTTAATATACTCATTCAGGATATAAATGATAACTCCCCAGTGTTTCCAAAAGATGTTTTTAAGTTGGATATACGTGAGAGTGCCGTCAAAGGTGCAGTATTTAGAGTGAATGAGGCACACGATGCCGACACAGGACACAATGCTGTTCAGAGTTACTCATTAGAGGCGAATGACTATTTCGTACTTGCTGTTCGAACTAAAAATGAGGGAGTCAAATATGGTGAATTAGTTCTAGATAAAGTATTGGATCGCGAACAGCAGGAAGAGGTAAAGCTGATTCTTACTGCAGTAGATGGTGGAAGTCCACCGAAAACTGGTTCCGTAGCTATCCATGTCACCGTGCTAGATGCTAATGACAATGCCCCAGTGTTCAGTCAGGAACACTACACAGCATCCTTGCCGGAGAATACTCCAGCAGACACTGCAGTGTTAACAGTCAGTGCTGTGGATGCAGACATTGGCGCGAATGGAGAGGTTACCTACGAATTTACGCGCATTTCTGAGAAAGCCAGAAAAGCATTTTCACTGAATGAAAACACTGGAGAAATGAGAGTTGTTGGGCCAATAGATTTTGAAGACGAGTCAAAATATGAAATGCGCATCCAGGCAATGGACGGATACGGTCTAACATCTGACAGTAAAGTCACTATAGAAATCACAGATATTAATGACAACGCCCCTGTCATAATCCTCAAATCGTTAAATGACCCAGTGTCTGAAAACGCCCCACCGGGCACAGAGGTGGGCATTATAAACGTGCAAGACAACGATTCAGGGAATAATCGACTAGTCCGGTGCTCTGTCCAGCAAAACGTCCCATTTAAACTGGTTCCTTCTGTGAAAAACTATTTCGCATTGGCCACAACAGGGGAGCTGGACCGTGAACTATTAAACAGTTATAATATTACAATAACAGCAACCGATGAGggatccccacctctctcctcttccaaaACTATACATCTATCTGTCTCAGATGTAAATGACAATCCGCCTGTATTTCAGGAAAAGACTTACAGTGCCCATGTGACAGAAAATAACAAACAGGGTTCCACTGTATGCTCAGTGACTGCAATTGATCCAGATTGGAGACAGAACGGAACTGTAATTTATTCTCTCCTACCGGGGTTAGTGAATGGTATGCCGGTGTCTTCGTTGCTGTCTATAAATGGAGACACTGGTGTTATCCACGCCGTCAGGTCTTTCGATTATGAGCAGTGTAAGGACTTTAAAGTCCATGTTTTAGCCCGTGATAATGGATCACCGCCCCTAAGCACAAACGCCACTGTTAGTGTTTTCATAACGGATATGAATGACAACTCTCCCCAGATATTATACCCATCCCCAGGAGACAACTCCTTAATGACCGAGTTAGTGCCGAGAGCTGCGCCTGCGGCTTCCCTTGTGTCCAAAGTCATCGCAGTAGACGCAGACTCTGGCCAGAACGCATGGCTTTCATACAGTATAATCAAAGCCACAGACCCTGGACTTTTCACCATCGGCGTCCACAGTGGAGAGATCAGGACGCAGAGAGACATTTCAGAATCAGATGCCATAAAACAGGATCTTATTGTGGCAGTGAAAGATAACGGACAGCCTTCTCTAAGTGTGACTTGCACCATGTACTTGGTCATCTCTGATAACTTGGCTGACATTCCTGAACTGAAAGACAGGAGTCATGAGGACAGCAGTTCTAAACTCACCACATACTTGATCATTGCACTGGTGTCTGTGTCCACGTTTTTCCTCACCTTCATGATCATCGCACTGGCTGTGAGGTTTTGCCACCGGAGGAAGCCCAGACTGCTATTCGATGGAGCAGTGGCCATTCCCAGCGCCTACCTGCCTCCAAATTACGCAGACGTGGATGGCACTATGACGCTGCGAAGCGGGTACAATTATGACGCATACCTCACCACCGGGTCGCGCACAAGTGACTTTAAATTTGTCCAGTCTTACAACGATGGCACTCTACTGGCTGACCGCACTCTGAGCAAGTCCTGCACTGCTGATGAGCCGTTCGGACCCTGTGACGAACCAGAAACTCTGCCACAGGTAATATGa